Genomic window (Kwoniella botswanensis chromosome 1, complete sequence):
CCATAGCCACCACGTTACAACCTCGATTCATGGGAgacaatgatgatggaacGGGATAGGAGATTGACTGGATCGTTACGAGGACAAAGTGTGAGTGGTggtccttctccttcttccctcaaaGTAATAAAGAGAATTTGATATTCACTGGATCCACAAGTTGTTGGTCCTGTTAAGTGCTGAAAACGGACAGTCAACTATTGATGGtttgctgatcatccatctattTGATCACATTTTACAGACCGACCCTATCGCTCCGAAGGAATTCGCTACCAACTCAGTATGGGATACGGAGAGAGTACATTAGATAGATCATACGGGAATATGCAGCATGGTACATTGACGTGTTGCGATGGTCCGACGCCAAACGTCCGGTTTTGATCGGTATCGACTTTCACTGATGATGTTCTAATCGATTTATCTAACTGACACTCTCCCTAATCAATTGGTCATAtctgatcatgatgataccTCCCATCAATCCCATTATCACTTTCAGTCACAGTACCTACACTACTGATCTGCTTTTCATCTTAGGAAAACAAGTAAACCGAGTTACAACCACACAACCCTCTTGACTTGAAAGCCATCGTTCTCTGGCATTGAATGTTTTATCAATTTCAGcgatcgatgatctcaagaAACTGAGAAATGGTTATGGAAATAAATGTTACCAAGTCCGACGTGTTTGAGCGATGGTATACTACCTTTCATCGTCCTGGAGAATCTTCCGGCAAGTTGATCCTTTCAATACAAGTGGGAATTGTAAGACCGATTACCCATAAATCAGATGAACTGTCTCTGCTAACTATCGAAAGATACCTATACGAGTTCACAAAGGTTTTCCAATCCGACATTGTAAGACACGTCAATCGTCATAATCTTCCAATTGCATATACCACTCTCCTAACCTATCATGTTATCCAATACCAAATCCAATTTATCAATTTCAACCTcgtcttccacttccatcccatGGTCTCATCAAAGTCCCACTCCCACCAGCGCTATCGAGAAAATCTTTTCCTCATTGGATAAATCAATCACTTCGCTCATATATGATTTACAACTAGACGAGAGAAGTAGACCTCGTCCTAAGGCTGGGACAATGTGGCCTAcggatgttgatattgttgtAAGAAGGTATCAACCTACTTTGGATAGTATCACCGAGAGTGAGAAACCCAGTGCATATCGAGTAAAGAAGCAGGAAcaaggggaagaggaggattggaGGGAATTtctggatgggatgggagtAGCTCATACGATTGGAGTACTTTGATCCTTTCTATTCTCTTTTGGGAATGTCTTGAATGGTTTGTATATGAATGAACAGTTGcaatatgtatgtatacgCTTCAatgaatgttgatgtttcACACAGAGACTATTCTATTGGGTGTTTAATGGTAATGGCGCAAACGCATATTTGGGGACCATGCAATGAGACCACCTTTGTATCTATCATATACGAGCAGTTCGTGAGAGTCTATCAATGCATCATGCATCTCTGATCTACGCTCGTACCTCCTGTCCAGCCGCAGGTCTAACATCATCCAACACGGCCCCATCCAACCTCCTACTCAACTCGTCAACTTCCTCTGCCTCTCTACCTAGAACAACATCCTTGGctctaccttcatctttcacatctaACTCTACTATCGGATTAGGTACAGGTCGAGCATAAGACGGAGAGGCTAGATTATCGTGCGATATCTTACCGAGTCGAGGGGAGGAGGATAGAGTGATGAATTCCGTTTGTAAAGGGAGACGAGCTTGGGCGAGTTTTAGTGCTGAATGAGTTTAATAAGGAAAGGGTGTGTTAGCTGATATTGCAAGTTAAATGGGATGGTAATGTTCTTCCTGAGGTGATCATCACTTTTTCCTCCTTTTATGACTGATTTCCAACCGAGCATCATCATTTATATATTTCTGTGACGATAAATTCCAAAAGAGATTCTAGAAAGTCATTTTATCCCGATCCTGGAtgataatcatcatccatctcttcgataTCCCCTCTCAATCGCAAACGCTAATCACTCATCTTTTTCACTCCTCACCAACCACCCAAAATCAGGTATGATCAAGGTTCACTCACCAGCTTTGGCAATTTCCTCCCTTATCCCTCCACCTCCAATCTCCATGATAACCTTCCCTGGACTAACTCTACAACTCCAATATTCGAACGacccttttcctttacccATACGCTGTTCGTTACCTTTCACACATACTGGGATATCTGGGAATACCCTCAGGTACATCTGAGCACCTTTAACgggtttgatctttcttcggACGGCCATTTGACATGATGATAGTTGAGCTGCGGAGATTCGGACGGAGGAACATGCTCGGAGACCGTAGGTTCCATGATGCAGGGTAGTACCTTTTAGTGAGCCTCCCTATAGTAGCGGAAGAAGATAATGTCAGTCAATGTGCCTGCCAGTATTGGGCAATTTATGGTATGCGCCTCTGTGAATTATTTATTGGACTGCAGATTGAGTAACGACCTACAATAGGTATTTGAGTCTATGTAAACAGTGAAACGTCAGCTTATATCCTAACCAGCGAAGAAGCTATTATCTCACCCCTGGAGCACCTTTCGCAGCTTTCTTATATTTCGTCCTCTTCGGTGCTAATTGACCTCTATACCTCACTTGCTGTATCGACGCTGTGGGTGGTTtggggaagagagggagggTGAATCgcgatgatgatgcgatggaagatggacgCAGGAGGGAAGTTATTGATCCGATCATCGTGTTTCAGGTATCTTAGCTGTGACTGAGTGCTATGAGATGAGTCAGAGATGATCTATGTATATGGAGAGAGGTGAGGATGAGTATTAATCAACTTGAACTTTCAGAAATATCACGATGGTTACAGTTACGGTACCACGTTTCGGGTATTTTCGGCGTTTTGAGATAGTGGTGACGGATTCCACTTAGCATccatctaccatcttcaccactcCTGGGTCGTACAAAGCAACAATGTACACAATACTTCCTCAACTCACCCTTACACATACTACCTAACCTACCTCAACCACCCCTCGGAAACACTCAAAAATGTCCTACAACATCGCAGGTCGAGCTATCAAGGTGGGTACGGTCTCTTTCTGAACATACAACCATGGCTCTGTCGCATGGAATGGAGACATTTCGGCCGGTATGGAAGAAGTCAAATAGGACATATGCTGACTTTGCTATGCACATTTCATCATAGAACGAATACCTGTAAGcgtccatctcctcatctaaGAACGAAGAAATTACGGCGAGGATacggagagaagagatgCTGACCAGGAACCTCCTTATTCCCATTAACTTCTTGACTTAAACCAACCAATATTATCGAACCGccccttttcccttcttccttctaaCCGATCACTCGTCCTATCACGCTCGCAGCGTTCTCGGCACCATCGCTGCCACCGTCGGTATAGCCGTCTCATCAATGGGTGGAGGTGataaatcatcttctggATCCGCTCCCGTACCTGTAAAAGAGGATAAGACTATCACTGGTGAGACTcccgaagaagaggatttgtGAGTGTTGCGTTTCTCTAGATGGTTTTGAAATTGCAGACAGGGTTTTTGAGCCGAAGTTTGgcagaaaaagaaaggtgGAGCGAAAGAGATGGTGGAATGGAGTGGGgaacatcctttgatgatcGGTAAATCCCAGTGAAAATTAAGGCGAACGCCCGGTCTAGTTCGGTAGCTTTTTCGTTGGAGAATGAGATAACTGTCGTTCTCATTCTGGTCATCGTGGAATTTCTTCCATCGCAATCAAACTGAAAGATGTATCCCCTCGGCTGACTCACTTATTCCACTCGCAGCATCAGACAATTCGTCGCCGAAGCCGAAGGATCAGACAAGAAGCATTAAATGGTATCTTATATTTAGAGATATATGCGAGGGGTGAAAAAAATATGCATTTGCATTGAACAGATCGAATACTGAATACTACATCAGACGTCTTCAGTCTTCTTAAAACCACCTCACGCACAAATTACTGTTCTAATCGAAACATTGATCCGATCATCGGTATATTCGAGTACTACTTGATCACCTGTAGATCACCAACTCCCTTCTCATTTAATCGAACTCAACGCCATCTTACTTCTTCTGTTCACTTTCCTGAGGTTTAGGTCCCGCCAACATCCCTAAGATggatcctttcatctctgcTATTTGTCTTTgcttatcttcttcaatcaatCTACACAACCAAACAACGTCAGCTGGATTCAATACTACGTAACACTTGAAGTACCAGCTCACTTCTTGAACTCGTCAGCGTGCTCAGCCCAGTACTTCTGTTCTTCCTGATATATTTTTTGAGCTTGGGCACGTTTCTGTTCGAGGTATGTCATAGGTTGATTAGGTCTCGTTGAGCCGGACTGTTCACATCCAATTAAGCATGTAGGATAGTGTTAGCGTTGCCTGAAGACCACTCTCGATATTTATTCACTCACCGCCGCAACACTTCCAAACATACTACTCAACCATCCACTTCCCGCTCCACTGATGGCAGAAGGGTGCATCCTCTCCCAATCTTCTATAGCTTTCTGTTTCGCCtctgcttctttcttggcaTATTCAACGGGAATGTTCTTTCCCTCATAGGCTTTGAGGATCGGTCGCACATCGGCAGGGTTGAATATACCGATAGCTAGGTAATTCACAAGTCAATATCAGTACTAGAAGGATTGTGAAGATTTATATCCAAGTTGATCTTGCTCACATTCCAAGAAGGGAATCATCTCCACCAAACCTTTGTCCCTAGGTTCACCATTCCAAGGTTTGATGATAATTGAATTTTCAGGTTGAAGTTCGGCATGTTCAGGGTTGGTATCTAGTAGGATGACTTTCGACAGATCTCGATTGAGGTAAGATAAATCCTATACCAGTCGGGTTTCACAATCAGCTAGTTTCAACATAGGAAAGACGAGTGGGTGGGGAAGCTAACCTTTACGACCTTTCCGTTAACGTATCTGGTGGCTTCTCTGAATAATCGATAAGGCAAATAAGCTTGGTAGGGATCCAACTTTTCAGCTACTGCTGCAGCAGTCTATATGTAAATTATTCTCGTAAGCTTAACTTCTTTTCTGCCGAAAAGGTGGTGTACTAGCTTACATAGAGTGGTGCAGAACTGAATAACACGATCTCGTAGAATTGCGATAAATAACCTAGGAAGTAATCTACACCAGGTCTCTTGGCGGTTTTCCATCCTGATGCTCTCTGAAACATGATAATACATCAGCTAGGACGTTCCTCGGTCGTTGAGTGGAAGCTAGTTGACTCACATCCCATGATGAATGTACCAGCAATCCTTCCAAGTCGATGACTAGTGTGTAAGGTCTTTGATGAGGAGGTGGTAAAGGATCAGGAAGAAGGGTTTTGAAGGCTGGTTTGTTGAAGTACTATAATCGTCAAGTACCATAATCGTCAACTATATTTCCACGAGATATCACGATTAGTCTGAAATCTATTGAACTCACATCGAATATCTCAGATATGTTGTTGGTAAATTTGGTCACTATCCCCTCCTGGTTCTCTGGTGTAGATCCAGTCGCACCCTATTATCCGCACATATCGCACACACAACATTAGCATCGACTCCCTATGATACTTCGAAATAGCCCGTAGGGAAGGTGTTTTAGTTTTGGACCCACCTCATCACTTGATTTAGTCAATACCGCCGCAATCCCACCGACAGCCAACGCAGCATAACCATACCTTATCCAAACCCTCCTAGTCTTCTCTGCAGAAGTCTTATCTTCTCTTTTACCCGCTCCtgtcctcttctcccttttctccGACTCACTTTCCGGTTCCGCAATGGACGCCTGAGCTTCCGGGTCAATATCCAACGAAGGAAGTTTGATCTTACTGTAATCTGTAGGTAATTCCTCTGCCGCAGCTTCAGGGGTAGGTGGTTCGAGAGGTACTCCAGTTGCAGGTTCTGCTTCCGCTTCAGGAGTTGGGGTCGCAGTACTTGCTTCTGTAGCTTTAGGAGGAGAATTACCTTCAGGTTGAGGGGGTGTTAGAGGTACACCATCTGCACCTGCTTCAACTTGCGTGGGAGTAGGACCAGCAGCGGTATTCTTAGGTGGAGTGGTTCCaccaggagaagaagtgataGGTTCGAATGGTTTAGAGGTTGGTATATCCTCTGGGACAGTTGGTGGTCTCTCTGCAGGAGATGGTTGATcgttggaagaaggaggtttGGGTGGTTTGGGATTAGAAGATCGGATtttgatgagagatgggGTTGTAGTGGAAAGGGGTCGAGATCTGTATGACCTCAAGGCTGGGGTAAGTAGTCTTGAAGCTGATTGACGTAGCATCTTGCTTTGAATCTGCTTTAGATTGACAAGACCAATATTGGATGTGTATGTGTTGGATGGTGGAATaggaatgacgatgatgatgatgatcagagCCAGAGAGGAAGGAACATTTCGAACATTTCACGCATTACTCGTGTTTACGTAAGACCACCAGCAAGTGGCAACCATCAAAGTCCGAATATAGTGTGTGAGTGTCTTCTAACGACTTCTGGGTGAACAAACAGCTAATAACTGAATTGAGACCGGACAGCAACAGTCGATCTTTGTAGTTCAGAAGTACAGTGCGGCTTAACTTCACACGAAGCGCATCGAGGATAATAGGATACCAAGGGAGATGTTCATAAAGGGATGATATGCAAATTCTCCACCGCGCACTTCTTGTTGGAGCCTGTATGATTCTGTTTCCGGATATGCATCGTTCTCTCTTCATGCACAAATATGAAATAGTCGATACATATGTGTCGGCATGCATCATACTTAGCATCTCTCCAGGACCACTGCTATACCCTGTCCACCACCTATACAAGCGGCACCCAAAGCCCACTTCTTATCGAGTCGATGGAGATTATGAGTAAGATTGGCGAGGATCCTGCGAGTCATAACAATCAATGTCAGTACTCCCTCAAATGGATTCCAGAGCGTAGGTCGTGATATAGCTCACCTCGCACCACTCGCACCTAATGGATGACCCAGAGCAATGGCCCCACCAAACATGTTGGTCTTTTCAGTCGGTAATTCCAATTCCCTTTGTACAGCTAACCATTGAGCTGCGAATGCCTACAATTATCCTTTAGCTGTATTCCATTCCTCAATGCATACTGAactaactcacctcattgaCCTCAATAATATCCATATCACCTATTGTCTTACCAACCTTCTCCAAGGCATTTCGAACAGCTACGACAGGACCTATACCCATAATTTCAGGTTCACATGCACTCCAACTGTACGCTGCGATCCTAGCAAGGGGCTTCACGCCGTATCTCTGCAGGGACGATTCGGACATCACGATGTTGGCTGCTCCTCCATCACATATACCTGATGCATTACCGGCAGTGACTACTCCGGTCTCCTTGATGAAAACCGATGGCAGTTTCTGTAAGGATTGAATGGAAGTTTGAGGTCGGGGATGTTCATCTGCTTCGAGCGTTTGAGGTACCCCTTTAACAGGTTTCAACTTGACTGGTACCAACTCGCCTGAGAAAGCTCCAGCAGCGAGGCCGGAGGCATATCGTTGTTGTGACATTAAAGCGAAATCTGAACATTCCACGAATGAGCTAATGCACCTCTATCGGGGTTAGTATAGTATTTTGAGCTGAACTGACTATCACATTCTTCCCTTGTTATTCCGTATTTCTTAGCTAAGTTCTCGGCCGTGACTGATGTAATGAGATATGTCAGCTGCCGCTCTCCAAGAGATTGagctcagctcacctcccaTGGGGGTTTTGACACCTCCAGGATTTTGATCCACCAAAGCGGCGGCGAGGGAATCTTCCAACTTAAGGTCAACTCCATACTTTGTTCCGTATCTGAGTTGAAATGGTCAACTGAGCATCTCAGAGCCTGTCAACAAATAGCCCCATGAGACGATACATACCTAGAGAGACCTGACATCGTAAAAGGACTCATGCTCATTGCTTCAGCACCACCTGTCAGACATACGTCTGCTTCTCCTAGGGAGATATGTTGAGCGGCTGTTATAGCAGCTTGGAATCCTGATCCACATAATCTGTAGGAGATGAACCATGTCAGTGATCAGAGGATCATGCAGGTTCAGGACTTACCTGTTGAGAGTCAAGGCAGGTACAGTAGGCCCCAGTCCCGATAAATGTCCTACATGTCGTGCGAGGTATGGTGTAGAGTTATCGGACTGTGAGACATTACTGACCATGTaaggatgttgaagatgtcAGCTGAGCCTAGTCCGTGAACTCTTGCACCAGCTCACCCGAAAAACACTTGATCTACTTCCACACCTGAAGGCAATTCCGCCAAAGCTGCTTTACCCGCTAGACCACCTAATTCAGACGCCTTGAGCTCTTTGAGTCTTGTCGGAAAAACTTTTGTCAGTCAAATGTACTGGAGAGGAGCTTTGAGAGCATGACACGATACTCACTTTCCTCCATAGGCCCCGAAAGGCGTTCTCTTGGAAGATACGATATACGATTCCACTTTAGGGATATGGGACGCGAGAAGACGAGATGACGGTCTCATGGTTGATGTTGGGGTATGGAACAGGTGAATGTGACTACACAAGTGAAATATATATACAGAAGTAGAAGATAGAATGGCTGATAAAGCAAGAGTGTCTGCTATCTATCTTCTGACTGGTATTGgattgaattgaattgaattgaattTGGAACAGACGAGTGTCCACAGTGGTATCGTTGATCAGCGCTTGAGATGTTAAACAAACTCGTAATAGCACCGGTTATACTACGCTGACCTACAACCGGGATGGTTTAAAATGGCATACCATTTTAAGACACGCAGAGATCCCAATGCCAGGTGGAGGTCATCGGTGGAGGTCAGTGAATAATAGCCCGGGACGCTCATCACCGAAGTGTCCATATATACGTGCTCAACCTCATCTCGATCACTATCACTCTAGCTTATCGATCGtatccaacccatcttaGTCCACCAGTAATACATTATTTGTAGGATCTGTGAGATAGGTAGTAGTGAGATATAATCAGAATGAGCGACGACCTACATCCCGATCTAGACGAATTTTACGATACAGTCGCAGGAGACGAAGACCAATgggtcgatgaagatgatggaggcAATTACCAAGTCTATATCGATCCAGATGATTTcttcggtgaagaagatgatgaggaagatgatgatggggattacatattcgaagatgatataggagagatagatgatgaagatgaagacgaagtaggagaatcagatgaagatatgggaGATGCAAGGTTGGTAatcgataatgaagatgatgggagtGCAGCTGCACTGGCAGAGATGCAAAATCTCTTACAGCGTCGTAGAGCTCAAGAGCTAGTTGATGAATTGCAAATAGAAGATCCAGAAGGTAATTTGGATATATCGACTTTGTTACAGAATCTAATAAGAAGAGGTATCGTCACGACTGGTAGGCCAAGTGGGAATATCTCAAGTGGTCTACGGGGACAACAGGAGGagtggaggagaagggaaagagaaaggaatgatCCGAAATGGAAAGCACCTAAAGAATCTCAAGCTGCTGGGTTGGAACTGTTGAGATCTGGTGAATTTGGGAGAGTAGGTCAATGGAGGATACCAGGAAAGAAAAGACCGAGAGTTACCAGTGGTTGGATGAATGGCTGGACAGGGCCAAAGAAAAATGTGAGTAATGTTCACTCCATTACCCAGTCTGAAGAAATCATACTCATTTGTCGGGATGCCTTGGTAGTCGCCTCACTCTCACGCAATCGTACCGAATACACCTGGAACGATAGTTGCTTCTTATCCTGCTGTGCCATATGTAGGTCAATTTGCAAGGGAGGACTATTCATTGTTTTGTGAGTAGTTCATGCCTCTTTGGTCGACGCCATGTCCTCGGTTCCATTTCATTTGGGTCTTTTTGGATGTTGCTAGTATGTTGCAATAACTAACAGTCGGTTGTTCAGATACTGCCACACAGTACTTCACCCTTCATCTGTACTCCATGAACGAATCGCGCAAGAACCGAATTGGCTATACCGCCAATTCGAGAAAGAGATCGAGAACATCGAGATCTCCTACGGTACCTACTCTTGCGATTGGGACCCcggctgctgctgctgcagaagaagaagaagaagaggaagatgaggatgaagacgatgatgactATGAGACTGAAGAATCGGATGATCACGGTTATTCATGGGGTAGAGGAGGTCAGATAGTATCTGAAGATACCAgtctgaagaagatcaagaaggttcAGGGTGTTGAAGGGTCTTGGACTGTCACGGATTGTGATGCTGataggaaaggtgaaaagtGAGTTGCACCATCAGCTGCATCTTCAGGTCTCCACTCAGAGCTGGTGTATGTCTTTTTGGTGTGAACATATACTGACGCTGTACTTTTTTGCTGTAGGATGATCTATTCCTCGATCACGCCTTATGTACATATGCTCTACACGGCCGAATCGGATCAAGAGCATATCGAACTGGATTTCTCAAGTACAAGGAGGAACGACAGGTTTGGATACGACAGGTTCGGTGTGAGTTGGATATGGGTCTTCATTAAAAATGCTGTTTTCTCGTTCTGCCGAGATGTCTGGGCTGATTAAGTTGACGTCCGGTATCTTGGCAGATCTGGAGTATAAGGTTCTCGGCCGACGGTAAAGAAGTGGTAGCTGGAGCTAGTGGAGGTAAAATCATGGTTTACGATATTGATGCTCAGAGGAGGACTTTGGCTGTTAGTGGAcatcaagatgatggtgagttgatgacCCGATCTGCATTTCATCAAGGAGGATGCCACCCATGTGGCATTGCTGGAGTCATATAACATCTTCGTTGCTGACCAACATCATGGATGCGCATTCATAGTCAACGCCGTATCATTCGCCGACGAGTCATCGACCAATATTCTGGTGTCAGGTTCTGATGACGGTTACGTGAAGATATGGGATCGACGatctttatcttcctctACACCATCTGGTATACTTGTAGGTGCCACTGAGGGAATAACGTATACTTCACCTAAGGGTGATGGAAGGTATATAATTGCAAATTCAAAAGATCAAGCTGCCAGATTATATGatttgagaaagatgagatcgcCTAATGAGTTTGAGGGAGAGAAAGATGCGGTGATTAAGTACGGTCAACAGAGATTTGATTGTAAGTTCTATACAATTCAGATGTTTGGTCCAGAATGGTCGGAGAAGCTTATTGAACCTGTTTTTACTCTATCCttcagatcgatcaatgcAATACCCTCGACCTAATCGATTGGCACATCCCAAAGACTGCTCCATAATGACTTTCCGAGGACATAGTGTACTGCGTACTTTGATCCGATGTCATTTCAGTCCTAGGGAATCGACGGGACAGAGTTATATTTACtctggaaggtgagttcataGCTTCAGTTAATCATTGTGACTCATAAGTGGTGAGCTGATGTATGTGCGGCTTGTAGTGCTGATGGACTAATACATATCTGGTCACTAGATggacgaggtgagtcagctgtAAACTCCGTGAGATGTGCGAATGTAGCTGATTTGAGGATACTGAAATTTTAGTTGTTCAAggtagatatatacatatcactGAGTGTTAAATCTACATTTGCTGATGTGGAGTGTCTACAGTACTAAACCGAGGCGAAGCTCTCCCCTTAAAACAACAAGGCGAATACACTGACCCCTCCGCCTCCGATCCACCTCTCCCCTCATCAGCTCGGAGGAA
Coding sequences:
- a CDS encoding ribosomal protein L16 encodes the protein MIGSITSLLRPSSIASSSRFTLPLFPKPPTASIQQVRYRGQLAPKRTKYKKAAKGAPGTQIPIGGSLKGTTLHHGTYGLRACSSVRISAAQLSSCQMAVRRKIKPVKGAQMYLRVFPDIPVCVKGNEQRMGKGKGSFEYWSCRVSPGKVIMEIGGGGIREEIAKAALKLAQARLPLQTEFITLSSSPRLGKISHDNLASPSYARPVPNPIVELDVKDEGRAKDVVLGREAEEVDELSRRLDGAVLDDVRPAAGQEVRA